In Lycium ferocissimum isolate CSIRO_LF1 chromosome 7, AGI_CSIRO_Lferr_CH_V1, whole genome shotgun sequence, the sequence tcttgaatttatgttggctttgattttgatttgaattGATTCGTCACGAACACCTTGATGGCGGCCACGAACAAGTGAATTTAATATTGAAAACCTTGATATTTGATTCGCCTTCGTTCTTGATCTTCggatatttgaaacttgtagAGAAATGCTTGCGAACAGAAAAACTTGTAGtgtttgatccacgagctccTCCGGTTCTTGTTTGAATTTATGGTCCTTTTTTCCGAATtatgagacccctatttatagttgtaggatggagAGAGTTGTGATAAGGATAGACTCCTTTCGGCCAATCGTATTTAAGTCGATACGGGAATATTTGATTGGCCGTAACACATCACTTGTACACGTGGCGCATCTTCAGTGGCTtttgatttgactaggcatgctgCATCATTTTGACATGTGGCATGCcccttgtcacaccccgaccttactagggtgtgatgggcacccgaccccatatctggagccgagcgaacccgccgactcttattacatatataaactcttgaatcaattaagaataaaatatatattacgctcgcaatttttttttttcataagtaaaatctgtCATCATATGGGGCccgtgacatgaaacataataacatatcgaccGGCGAAGCCGTCACAAAGCCGACACTCTATACCTACggctcgtccgcaaagtctctaacatcgaCTCCGTAACTCCTAGCATGCAAGCTCGACTCGCAAcactccgaatcaaatggagctcgccaacttcgctggaacatcttctataatagcttcaactcatctgggtgtacctgcgcggcatgagacgcagcccccgaagaaaaggggtcagtacgaacaatatactgagtatgtaaggcaagagtaACAACATAAGATCATGATATAAAGCTTAAAGCACAATATAGAGTAAGAAAATAACCTGTACCTCTGTTTGCCTCTTTAGGTAGATATCCTGTAAGCCAACTTTACCTTTTGAAACGACATATGGGTATttacaagtaaactgcccgaccatataggtacggagCACGTaatgcccgtccatataggtacggtgtaacgctatCTGAGCATATCATGGAGTAAAGAAGTaatctgtacatctgagtgccccttagggcggataccatgcatgctatctttctttaaaaaaaacatataaatatctgtaagtaaactgcccgaccaaaTAGGATCGGTGTGTAAACtacccgtccatataggaacggtgtataagcccgcgtccaggcctcccgcgtctggggtataatctgcccactatagtggtgtgtctgcccggccgcccattggacggcgcggtgtgataacgccggccatgtaggcacggtgttataaaaaaacatacttaattataaagcatgcatgagagcccaagtgaaagctacaactctatcggagtgacgtaaggtcggtaacctccgattgcattatggaataatcatagtcatcatgtctcaccttgaaggaactagtattatgaGGCGAGACTGTCAAcgaagaataacattaaaagaaaacgaggaatgaaatcatggacatcatagaCGTCGGTTCATGTGCTTTGAAATCCTTAGAAAATAGggtcataaccaaggaatagaATTAGAGATCAAGATCTAGTTtgatactttcatactcatattgaatccttaacttgaaactcttagtcatggaatcattcttgtcatactcatcatagacatattctcttccttaacATCATCGTTACCATTGTTATCATAGAATTACTCTCTATTAGAatggttacaacacttatcgtttgataaacggaacaataaagaaaatccgggaacaatgggcccacctcgggtcaaatgaggtggcgtacataatttacgtacgTTACATTTTATGACGTCACttgtgagagttttaaggtagtcgggtcctatttgtgcaagttctaaatgtttatacaatttttccaactattcatagaacatttaattcaattctattgaatgaaaaagggtcaaattcaatcttagatttctaggaataggatcgtccccgaggcccatatccaaacctaatacgtctaagacatgccaaagaaggaaggtgaaggccttacataccttttacgcttcttatgcgactccaaattcaagttccaaatccgctaaaatctacaaattggtcacatttaccaaatcttaattagagcatttagaagtagAATCTTAAGGTaacatttgtctaccgaaatttcgacaaagacttcccctatacatataacatccccgagatttaactcggctccaaatatccacaaccaaaccaacaacaataccaataacatcaacgaTCGATGtgaaatacattctaacataaattgttgtcttttctacataacatatcaacttcTATTCCAACTTCACcctttcaaaccaatatcaatgttttcatatttatttactactTCAAGGTCATTCAAATACAATCCgaaagcatttcatatcattctaccaaatatgcaaaaattccaccgaaaccataattcacccaaaacttccaactttcgGCATAagcattcacaacacattttttatcttccaacttcattaacaacaatcacaattaacacattaaataaaatttaattcattttcccCCACCAACTtgatacacacggccacatacacctAACACACTAATTTTATGGTttccatgcatttttcatcaaggaattcacaacaccacaacaatcaaactactacatGAATTCAATCCAATTATCTCACATTcataccccattcggccacatgcatatatatacattcatcatgcaaacttccatatttccatgaattctactcctttctacattccacaacataaacaaaaccttcataacatataaaaaggattaaaccttaccttttccttcaacttcctcacttaactaaagttgtcaacttgcatCAAAGAGAAAGGTTCTTGCTTCAAtaactataccatgttgaagagggccttTAAATttgtaggaatacatgaagaaaataatttttgggtcAAGATTTCAAAGGGTGGTTTTTCTcctaccttggccgaatggccatgcttgtttcctctcttttttttttttttctttcttatttcttgaattaaaatgatgacttctctcttatatatatatatctcccaCCACTTCTACATATTTATGCttaagtccctcaagtatggtcACATGACCCCTTCTtccctttctagaattttcttctttttttcttgaaatttctcaaaattcatcaaagatgactaagtgtcTTCTTGGGAAAACTTTAGTCCATATGTTTTCTTCTAATTTATGGTTGGCCCCCCATTAAATATGAAATGGCCACATGcctccctttctttcctttcctagagttttcttctctttttcttacaaaataaaagatgactcattGTCTTACCATGCacactttggtccatatatttccatcacatggccaatatgccctttttggaaccttcatgaactccttttgtaaaattcccgttttgcccctcgactttcctcattattaccattttgcccctagccttccacattattttcattggccattttgcaaaattctcttttacccttaacctttctcaatatttccataccaccaatgttcataaataatattcataaccactcgtgcattaaaataactctttgaaaataatcttgtccttaacttgccacgaccttCTCGAATTACCCGAATGTATAAAGTATGGGATATAACACCCCTATAGGCTCCTTTATTTGACTTGGcgtgccacgtcatttgacatgTGGCACCAAGCTGGGCCTCTTGGAAAAGACATCATCTTGGGCTTAACAAAATGGCTCATCACTTATAGCCCAATTAAATGGGCTAGCCCAATGCATTTGGACCTTTTTAAtcaaatccatatttattggactTAAACAATTAATCCAATTACATTAGCCCATaatttatttggactaatatatcttgaatttaatataatccGAATTTCTTATGGattaaaatacaataaaattCCGTTGTCTACACCTGCAATAATAATTTCTCCCTCGTGTCCTGGTGTCCTTTTCAAAGAAAGCTCCTAATCCTGTCTATAGCCATCCATGTATGCTTGAATTATTTTCAGACCTGCCCTGGGTGAATATGGTTGTAACGCCTGACACAAATCTCAAAGCCTCATTAGAACTATAGCTTGTATCAACATAAACCTTTCCTTTGAAATTTATTTGCTCGGATAATAATCTTGCCTGATCAACACTACCAATTAAAACAAGTGCAACTCCAGTTGCATCCATCTTATCCTTCTCAGCTGCAAGATAATCAACTTTTATGCGACAAAGGACGCATCTAAAATGACGAGCAATAGATATTCTTATCGAAATAGTTAGTATATTGTATTTCTCAGCTCGTTTTGAAGCTTCTGGTTACTTGCTTATTGCATACGAACGATTGCTGCTTTAGCTCCCTAGTGTATGAAAAGAATATCACATGATAGGCTTAGCAACATGTAAATATGTATCGCAAGTTCCCATTCTACTTGCTCATTTTTTGTCCAAGTAAAGCAACTAGACTGAACCCTGAAAAGTAGAtgtgtatttctttttttctttttttttaaacttagaGAAGCTGAGTAAAATTCATAAGGTTTCGGTTAGGATAAATTGTGTGATCCTGGAGTGATTGATTTGTTTCGCCTATTCATTAGATGTTCTCAGTAGAACattattttcctcattttcgCACCTACTAAAAattagaaaccaaaaaaaaatttgatcaacTTTTAACATTTTCACTTTGAGACagaatttttggaaattttgaacATGTAATTCTCCTTTACAAGCTCCTGTGATAAGTTACTTCAAATTACAAATAATATTTGATTGGAAATATTTGCAGAAGAATTGATGAGAGAAGGATCCACGATTGATGTTTGTGGTTCACAAATTATTAGAGAAAATTACTGAGTTTGAAGACAAATTGCAGGTGCACGAGAATGTAGAGAATCCCAAAGGACTGATCCACAAGTTGTTATCAGGAGAATTGTCCGGGACATATCCTTTAGAGGATCCATGAAGAAGAGTGTAGGGAAGAAGCTTGAAGAGATGAACTTTTACCCCTACCTCGTTGGTTCATTAGTCATTGTTGATCTCGCTATATTAGTTTTATTCGTTTCAGTTGTTCTCGTATATGTGATGTACAATTAACACTTTGGTAATAAAACTCCCTTTTATTTGACCAAAAAAATAGCTGTGTTTTTCCGTTTATCTGCTTTTATTTGTTATtgtattcattttctttttatttctgcgGATTCTTATAAAGATTAAATAGCGAGATCATAGTTTCACAAAGATGCTTCATTTTTTGGTTTCCAAAGTGCTATTTTCATTTTAGATGATGCTCAATCTTAAGTCCCAATCATGATCGCTAAGAATAAATGAAAATAGCACtttggaaaccaaaaaaaattaagcatCTTTGTGAAACTGTTAGGGGAAAAATACCTGAGTTTGCATCAAGTGAAACGGCAACAAGCAGTTGACCCTTAAATGGACCCTACAAGAAACAAGCATCGACACCAATAAAGGGTCTGCAACCATTAATAAAGCCGTAACTCTGAGCGTCAAAGCTAATGTAAAATTTCTCAAGGATTGGGTTGCATCTAGGATTTGAGAGATCTAAATTAATGCActtcaacttttaaaaaatgccTGCATTATTCTCTTTCAAGATATTAATATATTGTGGAATTTTGGCGTAACTTTTTGCATGATCTCCAGAAACTAATTCTTTAGCAATTTTGACAGCCCTGATCAATTTTTGAGTGTTAACATCAAGGCCATGCTTCTCCTTTAATGAAACATAAAGTTTATCGATAGACATGTCATAGTCGGCTCTAAAATCTGACTCAAATTGTTTAGCAATCCATCTCGAACTTGCTTCACAACCTTTCATGCTTTTAATACATGTGTGCGATCCACTTAACCGTTTGATCTTAAATGTTATTCTGTCACCGTAAAGGGAAGCACGAATGGTCCATCCACATCCATTATCTTTACAAATAGCAACGAACCTTGTCTTATTATTTTTAAGCTTCTTAATAGGATATCCTTCTTGTCGGACAAATTCTTGCATAACTTCTCTAAAATGTTTCACATCATTAAATAGTATCTCCTTCTTAAGCACAACGATCTCATTCTTCAatttctcatcgtatgtatattTGAAAATCTCACCTTGCATTTTGTCACTTACTTTTGTCATTGGGTTCTCAATTGAATTAGCATCGTCGCTAACCCCCTCAAATAGATCATTTTCATCAGATTCATAATCTGATAAACCATCTTCACTACTTTTCCATCTGAGTGAACCTCCACATTCTCAACCACATGGTCTTCTTCATCGTCAATCCACGGGAAactttagcccttaatttcatcatttttctcATCCATTATGCTTAAATGCATATAGATTTATCTATCTTCCAAGTCCTTATACATATCAAATAACCTTTTTAAATCAGTATCATCAACCAATCTCATTGTGACACAAGTTTCTGGATGAATAGCTTCTAAAGAAATTGTTTTTGCCAACCAAGTAGAGGAACCTCCTACTATAACAATGTGAGCATCTTCCAACAGATTTGATATTCCATACTGGTTATCATCAATATTGAAATTATGATAACATTCTCCAAGACAATGCATTGATAACCTGAATAACATCCCTAAGAATGACAAAAATAGCAAAGACGTTAAATATATTTAATCTTTTtagaaacagaaaaaaaaaatgtccgaGACTAATAAAAGCTTCGCGCATGTATACTAATAGAAGCTTCTCTTTGGGACttcattataacatcaaaaaaCTTGTAATGCCTGACAAATCTTTAGAAAAATTGACCGAATTTTCTTTTCAACAAAAAGAGTTCAccaaaaagagaggaaaaagttTAATGTAATAAGATGCTTATATCTCAAGTTTAATGGGACTTAAGATTGAGCATCATCTTTGTATCGGTTGCACAAAGACTCTATCAACTCCCTAGTATGATAAGCCAATTACATTACATACAATCAAGTAATATGGATATAGTTTACAGTAAATGTTATAACAATCTAGACAAATAAGATGCCAATGCACCAGAAACACACAAAATTGCTGAGCAATAGCATGCCATTACTACTACGTTGCTCTATATTTTGTTAATTTGTTTCTTGAGTTTTTCATGTTTACGCAATCAAATTCTTGATTAGGTAATCATATTTCATCTCTAACTTTCAAACTTTTTCAATATATAAGTAGAACAAAGTACATCACGTATCCATGAGAAGTAACACATAATTGTAGTGAAAGTAAAAACTATGTAGAGTTTTCCCTattgtgtcacgccccgaaccatggcctgggcgaaacacgacactcggtgccatactgcatgtgaccgagtgaaccacatagcttgctgaatcatcatgagggatacatgagcggaaatataacatgaatgtgatgagcttttataaaacatgagaatcataacattaataaaatactgatttaaaaacatgaaagcataaatATCGTAAATGAGTCAAAATGGCTATCCGactctgaacatctgacatgacatgtctgactagtctagtctatgaaacctctacataagtctgaacatgaaaacatactcgctgggacaaggcccccaacatacctttaaatgcatatcTTATTatgtaaataataaataataaatgtctAAGCCCCGAAAGAGATGCGGCTCACCAACAAGTTGATAAGTGCGAAGTCCTACTAGGCAGATGCGTCATCCTGTAAATCAGTACCTGCGTCGTGAAATGCTGGCCCCCAGCCAATAAAAAGGGACGTCAACACactgaatgtactggtatgtaaagaaaCTGAATGAAATACACGGGACAAggaaataacataatagagactgaactgaaacatgatcatgaacatgagtacatatacatatataacatgtgtaaaatatcgtgagtagggagagcaagaatataaccgacaacatggtccGATACTTGCGTCCTACCGCGAACACTCATACCTTACCAAGTACacgagatttaataatattatgaaaggatccagtcattatgagagatcgtcctaagcatgggtggaCCGATGCTCATCCTatggtggctacgtagtttcaggctgtttgaagccttctcagtaattaatgcaactcccaaaaacatgaacatggaaaataagtggcacttgctgcccatggcttttcatgaatcataacttgcatgtacatggatatcattcgtattattcttgcatgaacttataaaacatatatataacttttctagaaaatatcataatagttcataaacttgcatgtaagaacccatggaatgtaaattatggtttttcatggattacagacagattctcaataatcataatgatgaaTCAAGAGcacaatgaagaatttataacaatttaatacataatatagcatggggcatggacctagggttatcatgaataTGGTTAAAAATTCTAGTTTTCATAAAGCTTCATACTTTTATGGGAGAAGAagtgtggggaagaacaatgatgttcccacacgtagatagcaacCGCACATACCTGGTAATACCCCAAACTTGTATTAAAAATCTGTTcttggaagaagaattccaaggttTGAGTCTTGAgtcctttaaatgggttttctcGAAAATCTTatgttaagaacaatgatttcaTTGTTACATTATGAGAAcacatgttagaattgatttggaagggcttggattgacttacctcGTTGTTCTTGGTATTAGAGGAGAGGGAcaagtcgttctagggcttagggacttgtaaaaataaaaattagaactgaaaccaggtatttatagtttctggTGCGACGTGAGAAATACGgaccaaaatacggtccgtattctgaATTACGATCCGTAAACCTGGACCGTAATTAAGCATATTTCAAAACAGAAACACTGTAGCACCTCCTTCCCAAATACGATCGTCAAATATATgtcgtattttaaaatacggtccgtatttcaaaatacggtcccTATTTAACTATAAAATTTCCTGAGCCAATTTTCAGAATGCACATTGATTTAGATGCCAAATTACGATTTGAAATACGGGTtgtatactgaaatacgatcTGTATTCTGGGGTGTAAATCCCCATCTGACAACTGAAGAGAAAttttcaattcccacattctctATCTGGCTTTCTAAGTTtagaatcatggtcaaagcttaagttaaaggtacggggtgttacatacTGTGACTTAGTTCTCCGGACAGTGAAATTGAAGTTCAGCGTTATTTGGGTGCCTAGATTCGTGAATAATCGTTTACCAGGGCTGAACGGGTTCTCTGAGAATATGAAGAACTGCTTAGGCTGTGGAGAAAATTGTAGACGGCAAAGACGGTTAGAATTAATTAATGGAGAAACTGtggaaaaattatatattattaaataGGGTACTcactaattaattatataagtgaaATTTCATTTTAGCCCTTTGATGATCGGTCTACTAATTTAAAGTTACCGGTCAATGCCTGGAAGTTGAATAAGAGGAGGAAAATGTCAATTGTTCAAAGTTGGGGGAGGTACTTGATTTCTAAAGCACAGTTGAGAgactaaaatgatttttaccCACACATGTTATGTAGAACATTATAGCATTAAAGATATACGAATCATAAAAGCGGCATTCGTTTTTAAGAAGactaaataaataagtaagacACGTAAATTAAaacgaaaaaaatatattattttccttattaattattaatccttttttcttttcaacaaaagaaagaagtaaACATTGAAAGATCTATTGATTTTAGGAGGTAATTTACTTTAAAGTTGCCTTTACATGTTTCTTGaaaggaaattaaaagaaaaatgtatagaagaaaaaggaaaagtggGATTAATAAGGAAGAAACAAGAGGATGTATCTTCCTTTTCCAAATTGAATTCAAAGTTCAAACACTAGAAAACTTATATTTTATTCTCGTTTCCCTCCATCCTTCTCCATTAGCAGCAAACTTTGCAAACCGAGGATTCACCGCCTATCCCCTACATCTCTAATAGCGAAAGTAAgttctcttcttttgtttcaaCTTCTTCTAGTTTGTAATTTATTGGTGTTGGATTTCAATTCAGTGATTTTTGGTTGTATTACTGGAGCTATTGAGGTTTTTACATGAGTTTCATGTGTTTGGAGAATTCACTATATTATTAGTAGTATAATGATAAATTGGTGACAAAGGCGGACCTAGGATTTAAATTCTAGGGGTTCAACATCTTAAATTTTTAGCACTAAACCATTATATTTCTTAAGTTAtgagttcatatctactatttattataattttagtaattttttacatataaatttataccctGCAacgaaagtttggggttcaattgaaccccaagttATAGTGCTCCATCCGCCTCTGATTGGTGACTAATTTGATTTCTAGTTTTATTGGTGTGAGCTTGGAGTTCCCATATTACTGTGCAATTGTGATTATTTTCTTCAGTGTAATTAGTTTCACATGAGAAAATGTTCATTAATGCATAAATTGAAGTCCCTAGATAGAAGGTTGTAGATAAAAAATGAAGTTGTCTGATGCAAAGAAACGACATACCTGTgatttattactattcatgcagcaaatattgagttaatgtTCTTGAACCATTTAGAAAATGCATTTACCTGTGGTTTGAAGAATTCAAGGTAAGAAAATtgatattactattcatgttcaAATATTGGTGTTTAAGGTTATATGACTAATCTGAATttcattttgatatatattaaCTATGTTATAAGATATTGTAGAAGAAATTTAGATGGCTCCCTCACTACAATGATGCTATACATCAGAATTTTAACAAAACGGCAGGTGCAAGAATGACCCAACTTTTTCAAGATGTTAAAAAAGATTTGACTGTGAAGCCAAATTGGATGGGGGATGCAGTATTTAAGGAGATGAAGGAGTATTGGGAGTCTCCTAAATTTAAGTCAAAGTcagaacaaaacaaaaagaatcgaGATGCAAATGTAGGTGCCTCACTTGATACAGGTGGTTGTATACCTCATCGTGTGATTTGGAAGAGGATGGTAATAAATAAATTCTATTTAATGTTCTCTAGtaaataataacatataaatgTTAATAACATGcatatttttctttgattacAGAAGGAAACTACTGGAAAAGAATCTTCAGTTTTGGATTTTTATTTTCTCACTCATAGCAAGGAAAAAGATAAAAGTTGGGTAAATGAGAAAGCTCAAGCTGCTTTTGTAAGTCTTCCTTCTATACTTTGTCTAATAGTTTTTATAGTATTTTGTATGGCTAGTTGAATTGCACTGAACCAAAGGGTTAGGTCCTTTGTAGTGATGGAGTTGGGTTGTAAATGGTTGGTCCTTTGTATAGTGTAATTATTGATGCTCCAGCCACAAATAATGTGTTAAAATGACAAGGACATAATTTTTTGAGTCTCCTCGGCCACTACACTAAACATACCTGAGTATTAAAGCCCTGAGAAATACTATAAGGATGTTGTTTAAGTTATGGTAAAAGTTATGTATAACAGCTACTACACTATTCTTTGTTGCCTAATTTCGTATGTAATTGCCATTAAGACTTTTGTTGATGTTCTTATTGTTTCTACCAACCTATGTAGAATGCTCTTGTTGTTACtaacattattatatatttCCATTAGCTCAGAATTGTGACAGCTCGCTatcttttttttgttaatgGTTCTCTGTTGCATTTGCTTTCAAgtttaaacaaataattaatgcTTTTTTGTACagaataaatttgaaaaaagaaagaagaattatTAGCTACTCAAAGTGCATCAGTTGATGGAGACACTAATTCAGCTAGTCAGCCATCTCCATTAAGTGACATGGATATTTGGGCGCTATCAGTTGgtggaaagaaaaaaggaggaGTTGGAGGTCTTGGCTTCTTGGGTAGATCTGTAAAAGTGCCTAGGCAATCAACATCTGCAACGCCGGACGAAGTTGATGAGATTAGATCTCAAGTTCATACTTTAAATTCCGAGCTATATAATCAATTGGAAGAAACGCAACGTGAAAATGAAGAGATGAGGCGCCAAaacaagaagatgaagaaagagtTAGGTGACACAAATAAGAAGCTAGAAGCATTGATGAAGCATCCGCGTT encodes:
- the LOC132061801 gene encoding uncharacterized protein LOC132061801 isoform X2, which encodes MTQLFQDVKKDLTVKPNWMGDAVFKEMKEYWESPKFKSKSEQNKKNRDANVGASLDTGGCIPHRVIWKRMKETTGKESSVLDFYFLTHSKEKDKSWVNEKAQAAFNKFEKRKKNY
- the LOC132061801 gene encoding uncharacterized protein LOC132061801 isoform X1, which encodes MDIWALSVGGKKKGGVGGLGFLGRSVKVPRQSTSATPDEVDEIRSQVHTLNSELYNQLEETQRENEEMRRQNKKMKKELGDTNKKLEALMKHPRFSESSSNAQQSSSEDNQDSESARDDNADSDKSNGDEYHYDQN